A region of Natribaculum luteum DNA encodes the following proteins:
- a CDS encoding helix-turn-helix domain-containing protein encodes MSRKKYIVDLSDEERTELEEFVTKGTHRAEAINRARILLKADDGLTDEAICEHVGCSVGTPHRTRKAYSERGIAAIHRRKPDRDYTPKLDGRAEAHLVALACSDPPEGRTRWTYALLADRLVTLEEIEFDSISEETVRQRLKKRPEATPL; translated from the coding sequence ATGAGCCGGAAGAAGTACATCGTCGATCTCTCAGACGAAGAACGCACTGAACTCGAAGAGTTCGTTACGAAGGGCACACACCGGGCAGAAGCAATCAACCGCGCAAGGATCCTCCTGAAGGCTGATGACGGGCTCACAGATGAGGCCATCTGTGAGCACGTCGGGTGTTCGGTTGGGACACCCCATCGGACCCGCAAAGCGTACTCCGAGCGAGGGATTGCGGCGATTCATCGCCGCAAACCCGACAGAGACTACACGCCGAAGCTTGACGGTCGTGCTGAAGCACATCTCGTTGCTCTCGCCTGTTCAGACCCACCAGAAGGCCGAACGCGCTGGACGTATGCGCTTCTCGCAGACCGCCTTGTCACGCTTGAGGAGATCGAGTTCGACTCGATCTCCGAGGAAACCGTCCGACAGCGGCTAAAAAAACGACCTGAAGCCACACCGCTCTGA
- a CDS encoding AAA family ATPase has translation MDAPLWTETHAPDLDELPQDDAREYLQRAVEEPINLVLQGPPGSGKTAAARALAREAHADPDNDLIEINVADFFGRTKTEIKNDPRFEHFLVGKSSLSKRDMINHVLKESASYAPVSGNYKTILLDNAEDVREDFQQALRRIMEQHHRTTQFIVATRQPTKLIPPIRSRCFPVSMRAPTSEETVAVLERIVEAEDVAYDPDGLEFVAGYADGNLRQAILAAQTTAEEEGEITMSAAYETLGAVGLDEEVESMLADAEAGDFTDARKTLDDLLVDEGLDGEEVLEVIIDVARSRYQGAKLARVHRLAADVEFEMTEGTSDRVHVSHLLAELGRE, from the coding sequence ATGGACGCGCCGCTGTGGACCGAGACGCATGCGCCCGATCTCGACGAGTTGCCACAGGACGACGCTCGCGAGTACCTACAGCGAGCCGTCGAGGAGCCGATCAACCTCGTCCTGCAGGGACCGCCGGGAAGCGGGAAGACGGCCGCGGCGCGCGCGCTGGCCAGGGAGGCACACGCGGATCCCGACAACGACCTGATCGAGATCAACGTCGCCGACTTCTTCGGCCGGACGAAAACGGAGATCAAGAACGATCCCCGCTTCGAGCACTTCCTCGTCGGCAAGTCCAGCCTCTCGAAACGCGACATGATCAACCACGTCCTGAAGGAGTCTGCGAGCTACGCCCCCGTCTCGGGCAACTACAAGACGATCCTGCTCGACAACGCCGAGGACGTCCGCGAGGACTTCCAGCAGGCGCTGCGCCGGATCATGGAGCAACACCACCGGACGACGCAGTTTATCGTCGCGACCCGCCAGCCCACGAAGCTCATCCCGCCGATCCGCTCGCGGTGTTTCCCCGTCTCGATGCGCGCACCCACGAGTGAGGAGACCGTCGCCGTCTTAGAGCGGATCGTCGAGGCCGAGGACGTCGCCTACGACCCCGACGGCCTCGAGTTCGTCGCCGGCTACGCCGACGGCAACCTCAGGCAGGCGATCCTCGCCGCCCAGACGACCGCCGAAGAGGAAGGCGAGATTACGATGAGCGCGGCCTACGAGACCCTCGGTGCGGTCGGACTCGACGAGGAAGTCGAGTCGATGCTCGCGGACGCCGAGGCCGGCGACTTTACGGACGCCCGCAAGACCTTGGACGACCTGCTCGTCGACGAGGGACTCGACGGCGAGGAAGTCCTCGAGGTGATCATCGACGTCGCCCGGTCGCGCTACCAGGGTGCCAAACTCGCTCGCGTCCACCGGCTGGCGGCGGACGTCGAGTTCGAGATGACCGAGGGGACGAGCGACCGGGTTCACGTCTCGCATCTCCTCGCCGAACTCGGCCGAGAGTGA
- a CDS encoding acyl-CoA thioesterase codes for MPTLLETRIRNRFRVQPNHANNLETLHGGNLMKWLDEVGAMAAMRFAGETCVTARVNELDFKRPIPVGETALVEAYVYDAGTTSVHVALRAWREDPRSGDLEETTSSSFTFVAVDDDGRPTSVPDLSVETDEGERLRDRALETTA; via the coding sequence ATGCCGACGCTACTCGAGACGCGCATCCGGAATCGATTCCGCGTCCAGCCGAACCACGCGAACAACCTCGAGACGCTCCACGGCGGAAACCTGATGAAGTGGCTCGACGAGGTCGGGGCGATGGCTGCGATGCGCTTTGCCGGCGAGACCTGCGTCACCGCACGGGTGAACGAACTCGACTTCAAACGGCCGATTCCCGTCGGCGAGACGGCGCTCGTCGAGGCGTACGTCTACGACGCAGGGACCACGAGCGTCCACGTCGCGCTCCGGGCCTGGCGCGAGGACCCCCGAAGCGGCGACCTCGAGGAAACCACCAGTTCGTCGTTTACGTTCGTCGCAGTCGACGACGACGGGCGGCCGACATCCGTTCCCGACCTCTCGGTCGAGACCGACGAGGGCGAGCGGCTTCGCGACCGGGCGCTCGAGACCACGGCGTAA
- a CDS encoding DUF460 domain-containing protein, producing the protein MSTRTSALDAVVFGVDVQSGDVRGDAPSYALVVYDGDDVERDVVSHRKLRRLIDDEQPAIVATDNMYELAADKDQLVHFLGTLPSETKLVQVTGAEQPEPLSRVAKRHGIPYAKKPMREAEAAARLAAHNVGHEVSAFTDTTEVKVSRGRSTGKGGWSEDRYTRRIHGAVKRRAREVESELEAANLEYEKEVRESYGGYANAVFTVEARPSDIPVSRERSGDVRVEIERLRRDGIEFRPLVKRRDHVIVGIDPGTTTAVAIVDLDGTVLDVWSSRTSDTADVTEWIVERGQPVIVAADVTPMPETVEKFRRSFDAAGWTPTRDLPIDEKQHRTREHPYDDDHQRDAMAAALSAFDDHEDQFERIARKLPPGIDRGEVIARVVSDEESVEAVLRDLTDEDEPEEDEPDHQPRELTAEEKRIRDLKRQVERLQSHVGTLEDRLEDRDERIDDLEAELAAVRSEERREIRKEREVSRLERRANRLERERDEAREEVEALEKKVERMKALWKLDHSNFSDISAKKEGLVPVKVVEKFTKGAIRTADEQYGIAAGDVVYLPDASGAGRSTAELLASFEPRVILKEGGLSEIADEILFEREVPVGPAGDVAMQEVDELAVAREDDVEAVIDDWHERARERQKQQKAAMVDRLISEHRAGDNEA; encoded by the coding sequence GTGAGCACGCGAACGAGTGCGTTGGACGCGGTCGTCTTCGGTGTCGACGTCCAGAGCGGTGACGTGCGCGGGGACGCGCCGTCCTACGCACTGGTCGTCTACGACGGCGACGACGTGGAACGTGACGTCGTCTCCCACCGGAAACTCCGCCGACTGATCGACGACGAGCAGCCGGCGATCGTCGCGACGGACAACATGTACGAGCTCGCGGCCGACAAAGACCAGCTCGTCCACTTTCTCGGCACGCTCCCCTCGGAGACGAAGCTGGTCCAGGTGACTGGAGCCGAACAACCCGAACCGCTCTCTCGAGTCGCCAAACGCCACGGCATCCCCTACGCCAAAAAGCCGATGCGGGAAGCCGAGGCGGCCGCCAGACTCGCCGCCCACAACGTCGGCCACGAGGTGTCGGCGTTTACCGACACGACCGAGGTGAAAGTCTCGCGGGGCCGCTCGACCGGCAAAGGCGGCTGGAGCGAGGATCGGTACACCCGCCGCATCCACGGGGCCGTCAAGCGCCGGGCCCGCGAGGTCGAGTCGGAACTCGAGGCGGCAAACCTCGAGTACGAGAAGGAGGTCCGGGAGAGCTACGGCGGCTACGCCAACGCGGTCTTTACGGTCGAAGCGCGTCCGTCTGACATTCCGGTCTCGCGGGAACGATCCGGCGACGTCAGAGTCGAGATCGAGCGGCTGCGCCGGGACGGCATCGAGTTCCGCCCGCTCGTGAAGCGACGCGATCACGTCATCGTCGGGATCGACCCGGGGACGACGACCGCCGTCGCCATCGTCGACCTCGACGGCACCGTCCTCGACGTCTGGAGTTCGCGCACGAGCGACACCGCCGACGTGACCGAGTGGATCGTCGAGCGCGGCCAGCCGGTGATCGTCGCCGCGGACGTGACGCCGATGCCCGAGACGGTCGAGAAGTTCCGCCGGAGCTTCGACGCCGCGGGCTGGACGCCCACCCGCGACCTGCCGATCGACGAGAAACAGCATCGCACGCGCGAGCACCCCTACGACGACGACCACCAGCGTGACGCGATGGCGGCGGCGCTGTCGGCGTTCGACGACCACGAAGACCAGTTCGAGCGCATCGCCCGCAAACTCCCGCCGGGCATCGACCGCGGCGAGGTGATCGCCCGCGTCGTCAGCGACGAGGAGAGCGTCGAGGCCGTCCTCCGGGACCTCACCGACGAGGACGAACCCGAAGAGGACGAACCCGACCACCAGCCGCGAGAACTCACCGCGGAGGAAAAACGCATCCGCGACCTGAAACGACAGGTCGAGCGCCTCCAGTCACACGTCGGGACGCTCGAGGACCGACTCGAGGACCGCGACGAGCGGATCGACGACCTCGAGGCCGAACTCGCGGCGGTCAGAAGCGAAGAGCGCCGGGAGATCAGGAAAGAACGCGAGGTGAGCCGCCTCGAGCGGCGCGCGAACCGCCTCGAGCGCGAGCGCGACGAGGCCCGCGAGGAGGTCGAAGCGCTCGAGAAAAAGGTCGAGCGGATGAAGGCACTCTGGAAGCTCGACCACTCGAACTTCAGCGACATCTCGGCGAAAAAGGAGGGACTGGTGCCGGTGAAAGTCGTCGAGAAGTTCACCAAGGGCGCGATCCGGACGGCAGACGAGCAGTACGGCATCGCCGCGGGTGACGTGGTCTACCTGCCCGACGCCAGCGGTGCCGGGCGGTCGACGGCCGAACTCCTCGCGAGTTTCGAACCGCGCGTGATCCTCAAAGAGGGCGGTCTCTCGGAGATCGCCGACGAGATCCTCTTCGAGCGTGAGGTGCCTGTCGGGCCGGCCGGCGACGTCGCCATGCAGGAGGTCGACGAGCTCGCTGTCGCCCGCGAGGACGACGTCGAAGCGGTCATCGACGACTGGCACGAGCGGGCCAGAGAGCGACAGAAACAGCAGAAAGCCGCGATGGTCGACCGACTCATCAGCGAACACCGGGCGGGCGACAACGAGGCCTGA
- the eif1A gene encoding translation initiation factor eIF-1A, whose amino-acid sequence MSDDEGGRKNLRMPDDDEVFAIVTNMLGANRVKVRCADGKERTARIPGKMQKRIWIREDDVVLVEPWDWQDEKADITWRYEKSEADQLRREGHIQ is encoded by the coding sequence ATGAGTGACGACGAGGGCGGTCGCAAGAACCTCCGAATGCCAGACGACGACGAGGTCTTCGCGATCGTCACGAACATGCTGGGGGCAAACCGCGTCAAAGTACGATGTGCCGACGGGAAAGAGCGCACCGCGCGCATTCCCGGCAAGATGCAAAAACGCATCTGGATCCGCGAAGACGACGTCGTCCTCGTCGAACCCTGGGACTGGCAAGACGAGAAGGCGGACATCACGTGGCGCTACGAGAAAAGCGAGGCCGACCAGCTCCGCCGCGAAGGGCACATCCAGTGA
- a CDS encoding TATA-box-binding protein: MTDPKDTINIENVVASTGIGQELDLQSVAMDLEGADYDPEQFPGLVYRTQNPKSAALIFRSGKIVCTGAKSTDDVHESLRIVFDKLRELQIQVNEDPEIVVQNIVTSADLGRNLNLNAIAIGLGLENIEYEPEQFPGLVYRLDEPEVVALLFGSGKLVITGGKKPEDAEHAVDKIVSRLEDLGLLE; this comes from the coding sequence ATGACGGATCCGAAGGATACCATCAACATCGAAAACGTGGTGGCGTCGACCGGCATCGGACAGGAACTCGATCTCCAGAGCGTCGCGATGGACCTCGAGGGGGCCGACTACGACCCCGAACAGTTCCCCGGTCTCGTCTACCGTACGCAAAACCCCAAGTCGGCAGCACTGATCTTCCGCTCGGGCAAGATCGTCTGTACCGGCGCGAAAAGCACCGACGACGTCCACGAGAGCCTGCGCATCGTCTTCGACAAGCTGCGCGAACTCCAGATTCAGGTCAACGAGGACCCCGAGATCGTCGTCCAGAACATCGTCACGTCGGCGGACCTGGGACGGAACCTCAACCTGAACGCGATCGCCATCGGGCTCGGCCTGGAGAACATCGAGTACGAACCCGAGCAGTTCCCCGGCCTCGTTTATCGCCTCGACGAACCCGAAGTGGTGGCCCTGCTCTTTGGCTCGGGCAAACTCGTCATCACCGGCGGCAAGAAGCCCGAAGACGCCGAACACGCCGTCGACAAGATCGTCTCGCGACTCGAGGACCTCGGACTGCTCGAGTAA
- a CDS encoding DUF7473 family protein, which translates to MVVAQVAPEALDPATGGPIAYLGTFLVSTLFYGVTLHIAARYVLGDVGVRQAFTVAPALGLVSILLQQWGPVVVIPVTFAVAYVAIRVVYDLSYRITLLVTVVYYTVAVLVGLTIFNFVRLLGTAPV; encoded by the coding sequence ATGGTCGTCGCACAGGTCGCACCCGAGGCGCTGGATCCAGCTACTGGTGGCCCGATCGCGTATCTGGGAACGTTTCTCGTCTCGACGCTGTTCTACGGCGTGACGCTACACATCGCTGCACGGTACGTTCTCGGCGACGTCGGGGTGAGACAGGCGTTCACCGTCGCGCCGGCGCTCGGTCTCGTGTCGATCCTGCTCCAGCAGTGGGGGCCCGTGGTCGTCATCCCCGTGACGTTCGCCGTCGCGTACGTCGCGATTCGCGTCGTCTACGACCTGAGCTATCGAATCACGCTGCTCGTCACTGTCGTCTACTACACCGTCGCGGTGCTCGTCGGGCTCACGATCTTCAACTTCGTGCGACTGCTCGGGACCGCACCGGTGTAG
- the hisG gene encoding ATP phosphoribosyltransferase, protein MRIAVPNKGRLHEPTIDLLERAGLHLENGADRKLYAETVDPDVTVLFARAADIPEYVADGAADVGVTGYDQVQEAAVDGVVDLLDLEFGRCRLVLAAPEDGDIESVADLAGKTVATEFPTVTREFFAERGIEPDVVEVTGATELTPHVEMADAIVDITSTGTTLAVNRLAIVEEVLSSSVRLIAREDVVDDPKVEEIRTALSSVLAADGKRYLMMNVPEDRLEEVREVIPGLGGPTIMDIANGGSEKVAVHAVVDERDVFETITEVKNCGASDILVTEIERLVE, encoded by the coding sequence ATGCGAATCGCCGTCCCCAACAAGGGCCGCCTGCACGAGCCGACGATCGACCTTCTAGAGCGGGCGGGGCTTCATCTCGAGAACGGAGCCGACCGCAAACTCTACGCCGAGACCGTCGATCCCGACGTCACCGTCCTCTTTGCCCGTGCGGCCGACATCCCCGAGTACGTCGCCGACGGGGCAGCCGACGTCGGCGTGACGGGCTACGACCAGGTCCAGGAGGCCGCAGTCGACGGCGTCGTCGACCTGCTCGACCTCGAGTTCGGCCGCTGTCGGCTCGTCCTCGCCGCGCCGGAAGACGGCGACATCGAGTCGGTCGCGGACCTGGCGGGCAAGACCGTCGCGACGGAGTTTCCGACCGTCACTCGCGAGTTCTTCGCCGAGCGGGGCATCGAGCCCGACGTCGTGGAGGTCACCGGCGCGACCGAACTCACGCCGCACGTCGAGATGGCCGACGCCATCGTCGACATCACGAGTACGGGCACGACGCTCGCGGTCAATCGCCTGGCGATCGTCGAGGAGGTGCTCTCGAGTTCGGTTCGACTGATCGCCCGCGAGGACGTCGTCGACGACCCGAAAGTCGAGGAGATCCGAACGGCGCTCTCGTCGGTGCTCGCCGCCGACGGGAAACGCTACCTGATGATGAACGTCCCCGAGGACCGACTCGAGGAGGTCCGCGAGGTCATCCCGGGACTCGGCGGACCGACGATCATGGACATCGCAAACGGCGGGAGCGAGAAGGTCGCCGTCCACGCCGTCGTCGACGAGCGGGACGTCTTCGAGACGATCACCGAGGTCAAAAACTGCGGCGCGAGCGACATCTTGGTGACGGAGATCGAACGGCTCGTCGAGTGA
- a CDS encoding DUF7282 domain-containing protein — MNTTSTFGTVKRILAILIAVAVVLAAGAIVGQAPAIFGSEVAKDYDASIEFSDQSGDGTNVTINNVSLSDGGFVVVKDGSDTIVGVSDYLEDGDHENVTVDQRDDTEMLGQLTAVVHRDTTNNETFAYEETDGEEDRPYLEDGYPVSDTATVTATERAADGTANTSFLVESVDAPSSVGSNETITVEATIRNPNAFDTRQHVEFRIDGEVLERRVLDLAADETTDVTFEVDVVGVEPGNHTYGVYTTDHGELGDLEVVDE, encoded by the coding sequence ATGAACACGACATCGACGTTCGGCACGGTCAAACGGATCCTCGCGATCCTGATCGCGGTCGCGGTCGTCCTCGCTGCGGGCGCGATCGTCGGTCAGGCACCCGCGATCTTCGGCTCGGAAGTCGCCAAAGACTACGACGCATCGATCGAGTTCTCGGACCAGAGCGGTGACGGGACCAACGTGACGATCAACAACGTATCGCTGTCCGACGGCGGCTTCGTCGTCGTCAAAGATGGATCCGACACGATCGTCGGTGTCTCCGACTACCTCGAGGATGGCGACCACGAGAACGTCACCGTCGATCAGCGCGACGACACCGAGATGCTCGGCCAGCTCACGGCGGTCGTCCACCGGGATACGACGAACAACGAGACGTTCGCCTACGAGGAGACCGACGGCGAGGAAGACAGACCCTACCTCGAGGACGGCTACCCCGTAAGCGACACGGCGACGGTCACTGCCACGGAACGGGCGGCCGACGGCACCGCGAACACGTCGTTCCTCGTCGAGTCCGTCGACGCACCGTCGTCGGTCGGGAGCAACGAGACGATCACGGTCGAGGCGACTATCCGCAACCCCAACGCGTTCGATACCCGCCAGCACGTCGAGTTCCGGATCGATGGCGAAGTCCTCGAGCGACGGGTCCTCGACCTCGCGGCCGACGAGACAACCGACGTCACCTTCGAGGTCGACGTCGTCGGCGTCGAACCCGGCAACCACACCTACGGGGTGTACACGACCGATCACGGCGAACTGGGCGATCTCGAGGTCGTCGACGAGTGA
- a CDS encoding IS630 family transposase has product MKPHRSEYWLIPPKENAEFVYRMETILSLYEEPYDEARPVICFDESSKALRKHVRDPLPASPGAVARTDHHYERNGKRRLHLATEPLTGWCRFHVTERRRTCEWIDCMQAIADDYPDADRIRVVLDNLSTHNPAAFYRFFPPVKAREYLDRFEFYYTPTHGSWLNMAELVWSTLQTQCLNRRIPDAATLQSEVAAWEAERNELDVTVNWQFTNEDARTKLHRLYPTVEEAED; this is encoded by the coding sequence CTGAAGCCACACCGCTCTGAGTACTGGCTTATTCCGCCCAAAGAGAACGCAGAGTTCGTCTATCGGATGGAAACGATCCTTTCGCTCTACGAAGAACCGTACGACGAGGCCCGTCCAGTCATCTGTTTCGACGAGTCCAGCAAAGCACTTCGAAAACACGTCCGCGACCCGCTCCCGGCGTCACCGGGAGCGGTCGCTCGCACAGATCACCACTACGAACGTAATGGGAAACGAAGGCTTCACCTGGCGACTGAACCGTTGACTGGCTGGTGCCGCTTCCATGTGACTGAACGACGGCGGACCTGTGAATGGATCGACTGTATGCAGGCGATTGCCGACGACTACCCGGATGCAGACCGCATCCGGGTAGTCTTGGACAATCTCAGCACACACAATCCGGCCGCCTTCTATCGGTTCTTCCCGCCCGTGAAAGCACGCGAGTATCTCGATCGGTTCGAGTTCTACTACACGCCCACGCACGGAAGTTGGCTGAATATGGCCGAACTCGTCTGGAGCACGCTCCAGACCCAGTGCCTCAACCGCCGAATTCCGGACGCAGCGACGCTCCAGTCGGAGGTCGCTGCGTGGGAAGCTGAGCGCAATGAGTTGGATGTCACGGTCAACTGGCAATTCACAAACGAGGACGCTCGAACGAAACTACACCGCCTCTATCCGACTGTCGAGGAGGCTGAGGACTAG
- the rnz gene encoding ribonuclease Z translates to MPLRVTFLGTSGAVPTTERNPISIFVAREGDELLFDAGEGTQRQMMRFGTGFSVSHLFVTHHHGDHVLGIPGLMQTWDFNDREEPLAIHTPKGTRRQMKSLVYTLGNRPSFPVRINEVGPGDVAYRADEYEVRVFEADHDTRAVGYALVEDERKGRFDRERAEELGVPVGPKFSKLHEGESVELEDGTVVQPEQVVGDSRPGRSVVYTGDTRPTAATVDVVDEPDLLIHDATFTDDRTDRAAETAHSTARQAARIAAETGARRLALVQISSRYAGDVSDHVTQARDVFHGEAFVPDDGDALEIPYPDAEE, encoded by the coding sequence ATGCCACTGCGCGTGACGTTTCTGGGGACCAGCGGGGCCGTTCCGACGACCGAACGGAACCCGATCTCGATCTTCGTCGCTCGAGAGGGAGACGAGCTGTTGTTCGACGCGGGCGAGGGAACCCAGCGACAGATGATGCGCTTCGGGACCGGCTTTTCGGTCTCGCACCTGTTCGTCACGCACCACCACGGCGATCACGTCCTCGGGATTCCCGGGTTGATGCAGACGTGGGACTTCAACGACCGCGAGGAACCGCTCGCGATCCACACCCCGAAGGGAACCCGACGACAGATGAAGTCGCTCGTCTACACCCTCGGCAATCGGCCGTCGTTTCCCGTCAGGATCAACGAGGTCGGCCCCGGCGACGTCGCCTACCGCGCCGACGAGTACGAGGTGCGCGTCTTCGAGGCCGACCACGACACCCGCGCGGTCGGTTACGCCCTCGTCGAAGACGAGCGCAAGGGTCGGTTCGACCGCGAACGCGCCGAAGAACTCGGCGTCCCCGTCGGCCCGAAGTTCTCGAAACTCCACGAAGGCGAGTCGGTCGAACTCGAGGACGGCACCGTCGTCCAGCCGGAGCAGGTCGTGGGCGACTCCCGGCCCGGCCGGAGCGTCGTCTACACCGGCGACACGCGCCCGACCGCCGCCACCGTCGACGTCGTCGACGAACCAGACCTGCTGATCCACGACGCCACCTTCACCGACGACCGGACCGACCGGGCGGCCGAGACCGCCCACTCGACGGCCCGCCAGGCTGCACGGATCGCGGCCGAGACGGGGGCGAGACGGCTCGCGCTGGTCCAGATCTCCTCGCGGTACGCCGGCGACGTCTCCGACCACGTCACACAGGCCAGGGACGTCTTCCACGGCGAGGCGTTCGTCCCCGACGACGGCGACGCACTCGAGATTCCGTACCCGGACGCCGAGGAGTAA
- a CDS encoding DUF7470 family protein, with the protein MLRNLGPVGIIGIVIVLVGIVLVALESLQIAAGIALVLGGLGLVVKALVSGMLRAWGMA; encoded by the coding sequence ATGCTCAGGAACCTCGGTCCGGTCGGAATTATCGGAATCGTGATCGTCCTGGTCGGTATCGTGCTCGTCGCCCTCGAGAGTCTGCAGATCGCCGCCGGAATCGCGCTCGTCCTCGGCGGCCTCGGACTCGTCGTGAAGGCCCTCGTCTCGGGGATGCTCAGGGCCTGGGGGATGGCCTGA
- a CDS encoding AIM24 family protein, which produces MELEEFAAANAPEDGTERFQLESSKLLDVDLDGSAMLKAGSMVAYTGDVTFTGKGSAEGGITGFLKEKATGEGTPVMEAEGTGHVYVADQGKEIQVLDLDPGQRLSVNGNDVLAFEAQIDYEIGTVGSLGATMSGGLTNVFLEGPGSVAITTHGDPLVLTPPVKTDPDATVAWSGSLSPSASVNRNLSDMIGQSSDERYQLEFTGTDGFVIVQPYEETQPQSQ; this is translated from the coding sequence ATGGAACTCGAAGAATTCGCCGCGGCCAACGCGCCCGAGGACGGCACCGAGCGGTTTCAACTGGAAAGCAGCAAGCTCCTCGACGTCGATCTCGACGGTTCTGCGATGCTGAAAGCCGGGTCGATGGTCGCGTACACGGGCGACGTGACGTTTACCGGCAAAGGATCCGCGGAAGGAGGGATCACCGGCTTCCTCAAAGAGAAGGCGACGGGCGAGGGGACGCCGGTGATGGAAGCCGAAGGGACCGGTCACGTCTACGTCGCAGACCAGGGAAAGGAGATCCAGGTGCTCGATCTGGATCCAGGACAGCGACTCTCGGTCAACGGCAACGACGTCCTCGCGTTCGAGGCGCAAATCGACTACGAGATCGGGACCGTCGGGAGTCTCGGCGCGACCATGTCCGGCGGACTGACGAACGTCTTCCTCGAGGGCCCCGGCAGCGTCGCGATCACGACCCACGGCGACCCGCTCGTCCTGACGCCGCCGGTCAAGACCGACCCGGACGCGACGGTCGCCTGGAGCGGGTCGCTGTCGCCGAGTGCGAGCGTCAACCGGAACCTCTCGGACATGATCGGACAGTCCTCCGACGAGCGCTACCAGCTCGAGTTCACGGGGACCGACGGGTTCGTCATCGTTCAGCCGTACGAGGAGACACAGCCCCAGTCGCAGTAA
- a CDS encoding methyltransferase domain-containing protein yields the protein MYLLELGGEDDAFAACEARSGAADVRRIAPGLAVATAIVPGRIRGLAYTHRVSDLVGRTDADVASATALLEAATIDRTGTVAVRATDVHGSSGVSTTEAERALGNVLVDRGFEVDLEEPDHVLRAAFSEGRLEDGDDLVTVDDESRGERVSVCALGWLEAESVRDFGTRKPTDKPFFQPGSMDPLLARAVANVAGARPGRTILDPMCGTGGVLVEAGLVGADVIGTDAQAKMVRGARENLAHYLAGASPTDADVPAGEWHVGRGDATRLPIRDDAADGVVFDAPYGRQSKIATHRLEDLVSGALSEAHRVASRAVVVADRPWVDEARDAGWEIDAAFERRVHRSLTRYVLVLE from the coding sequence GTGTACCTGCTCGAGCTCGGCGGCGAGGATGACGCGTTCGCAGCCTGTGAAGCCCGGAGCGGTGCGGCCGACGTCCGCCGGATCGCGCCCGGGCTCGCCGTCGCCACGGCGATCGTTCCCGGGCGAATCCGCGGTCTCGCCTACACCCACCGCGTGAGCGACCTCGTCGGGCGCACCGACGCCGACGTCGCGAGCGCGACGGCGCTGCTCGAGGCGGCCACGATCGACCGCACGGGAACCGTCGCCGTCCGCGCGACGGACGTCCACGGCTCGAGCGGCGTGAGCACGACCGAAGCCGAGCGCGCCCTCGGGAACGTGCTCGTCGACCGGGGCTTCGAGGTCGACCTCGAAGAGCCCGACCACGTCCTGCGGGCGGCGTTCTCGGAGGGGCGACTCGAGGACGGGGACGACCTGGTGACGGTCGACGACGAATCCCGCGGCGAGCGCGTCTCGGTCTGTGCGCTGGGCTGGCTCGAAGCCGAGAGCGTCCGGGACTTCGGGACGCGAAAACCGACGGACAAACCCTTCTTCCAGCCCGGCAGCATGGACCCGCTGCTCGCACGCGCCGTCGCGAACGTTGCCGGCGCACGCCCCGGTCGGACGATTCTCGACCCGATGTGTGGTACCGGTGGTGTCCTCGTCGAGGCCGGCCTCGTCGGCGCTGACGTGATCGGCACCGACGCACAGGCGAAGATGGTCCGGGGCGCTCGAGAGAACCTCGCACACTACCTCGCGGGCGCGTCGCCCACGGACGCGGACGTCCCCGCCGGCGAGTGGCACGTCGGCCGTGGCGACGCGACCCGGCTACCCATCCGGGACGACGCGGCCGACGGCGTCGTCTTCGACGCCCCCTACGGCCGCCAGTCGAAGATCGCCACGCACCGACTCGAGGACCTCGTCTCGGGGGCGCTCTCGGAGGCCCACCGGGTCGCCTCGCGTGCCGTCGTCGTCGCGGATCGACCGTGGGTCGACGAGGCACGTGACGCGGGCTGGGAGATCGACGCCGCGTTCGAACGACGGGTCCACCGGTCGCTGACGCGGTACGTGCTCGTCCTCGAGTGA